From a single Glycine soja cultivar W05 chromosome 19, ASM419377v2, whole genome shotgun sequence genomic region:
- the LOC114400035 gene encoding alpha-L-arabinofuranosidase 1-like: MGSSKALCSVSLLHLFIVVCLVFQCFATKNHADLTTTLTVNASDASGKPIPETLFGIFFEEINHAGAGGLWAELVSNRGFEAGGPNTPSNIDPWSIIGNESLINVETDRTSCFDRNKVALRLEVSCDSEGDNICPADGVGVYNPGFWGMNIEQGKKYKVVFYVRSTESLNLTVSLTGSNGVGNLASSVITGSALDFSNWTKVEKILVAKATDNNSRLQLTTTTKGVIWLDQVSAMPLDTYKGHGFRTDLVEMLTALKPRFIRFPGGCFVEGEWLRNAFRWKTSIGPWEERPGHFGDVWMYWTDDGLGYYEFLQLAEDLGASPIWVFNNGVSHNDQVDTSAVLPLVQEALDGIEFARGDPTSKWGSLRAAMGHPEPFDLRYVAVGNEDCGKKNYRGNYLKFYSAIKSAYPDIQIISNCDGSSRPLDHPADMYDYHVYTNANDMFSRANTFDHTSRNGPKAFVSEYAVTGKDAGTGSLLAALAEAGFLIGLEKNSDVIQMASYAPLFVNANDRRWNPDAIVFNSFQLYGTPSYWVQLFFSESSGATLLSTSLQAPSSNSLVASAITFQNSVDKKNYIRIKVVNFGTTAVNLKISLDGLEPNSLQLSGSTKTVLTSANVMDENSFSQPKKVVPIQSLLQNVEKDMNVTVPPRSFTSFDLLKQSSNLKMAGSDSSTWSSI; encoded by the exons ATGGGTTCATCCAAGGCCTTATGCAGTGTTTCTCTGCTCCATTTGTTCATAGTGGTTTGCCTTGTCTTCCAATGCTTTGCTACTAAAAACCATGCTGACCTGACCACAACTCTAACTGTGAATGCTTCTGATGCATCTGGAAAGCCAATACCAGAGACACTTTTTGGCATATTCTTTGAG GAGATTAATCATGCTGGAGCTGGGGGATTGTGGGCTGAGCTTGTGAGCAACAGAG GATTTGAAGCTGGCGGTCCTAACACTCCTTCAAATATTGATCCTTGGTCAATTATTGGAAATGAATCATTGATAAATGTTGAAACTGATCGTACCTCTTGCTTTGACCGTAATAAGGTTGCACTTCGATTGGAGGTATCATGTGACAGCGAAGGTGACAACATCTGCCCAGCTGATGGTGTTGGTGTTTATAATCCTGGTTTCTGGGGCATG AATATTGAGCAAGGGAAGAAATACAAAGTGGTCTTCTATGTTCGTTCAACTGAATCACTTAATCTAACAGTTTCATTGACTGGATCCAATGGTGTAGGAAACCTGGCTTCATCTGTGATCAC AGGTTCTGCACTTGATTTTTCAAACTGGACAAAGGTGGAGAAGATACTGGTTGCCAAGGCAACAGATAATAACTCAAGACTTCAATTAACAACCACCACCAAAGGTGTGATATGGTTGGACCAAGTGTCTGCTATGCCACTGGACACATATAAG GGACATGGTTTCCGAACTGACCTTGTTGAAATGCTGACAGCTTTGAAACCAAGATTTATCAGATTTCCGG GCGGTTGTTTTGTTGAAGGAGAATGGTTAAGAAATGCATTTCGATGGAAAACATCCATTGGACCATGGGAGGAGAGACCTGGGCACTTTGGTGATGTTTGGATGTACTGGACTGATGATGGACTTGGTTATTATGAGTTTCTCCAA CTTGCAGAGGACTTGGGTGCTTCACCAATATGGGTATTTAATAATG GTGTCAGTCATAATGATCAAGTTGATACATCGGCGGTCTTACCTCTTGTGCAA GAAGCCCTTGATGGAATTGAGTTCGCGAGAGGTGATCCCACTTCAAAATGGGGTTCCCTTAGAGCTGCTATGGGACATCCTGAGCCATTTGACCTCAGATATGTTGCTGTTGGGAATGAAGATTGTGGAAAAAAGAATTATCGAg GAAACTACCTGAAATTCTATAGTGCAATAAAAAGTGCTTATCCAGATATCCAAATTATCTCAAACTGTGATGGTTCTTCTCGACCTTTAGATCATCCAGCTGATATGTATGATTATCAT GTTTATACAAATGCGAATGACATGTTTTCTAGAGCTAACACATTTGATCATACATCACGAAATGGTCCAAAG GCTTTTGTAAGTGAGTATGCCGTGACTGGAAAAGATGCTGGGACAGGAAGCCTCTTGGCAGCCCTAGCTGAAGCTGGCTTCCTAATTGGACTGGAAAAGAACAG TGATGTTATCCAAATGGCCAGCTATGCTCCACTTTTTGTTAATGCCAATGATAGGAG GTGGAACCCGGATGCAATTGTATTCAACTCCTTTCAGCTCTATGGAACTCCTAGCTATTGGGTGCAACTATTTTTCTCAGAGTCAAGTGGAGCAACACTTCTAAGTACATCACTTCAAGCACCTTCCTCAAATTCACTTGTTGCATCAGCAATTACATTTCAAAATTCTGTAGATAAGAAAAATTACATACGAATAAAG GTTGTGAACTTCGGTACCACTGCCGTGAACCTCAAAATCTCTCTTGATGGACTGGAACCAAACTCATTGCAGTTATCTGGGTCAACAAAGACTGTGCTTACATCTGCAAATGTAATGGATGAGAACTCCTTCTCACAGCCAAAGAAG GTGGTGCCAATCCAAAGTCTACTTCAGAATGTTGAGAAGGACATGAATGTCACAGTCCCACCTCGTTCGTTCACATCATTTGATCTGCTGAAACAATCCAGTAATTTGAAGATGGCAGGGAGCGATTCTTCCACGTGGTCTTCTATTTAA